One Hordeum vulgare subsp. vulgare chromosome 4H, MorexV3_pseudomolecules_assembly, whole genome shotgun sequence DNA window includes the following coding sequences:
- the LOC123449618 gene encoding protein TIFY 11a-like: MPPMANTTATDSAARRFAVACGVLSQYVKASGVAVPMASTGSCGTEQRVMGGLVQEPGSPADGAQQLTIFYGGRVVVLDGCTSARAAELIRFAAAAASQGAPVVHAQASAPAPAFVDMPIARKASLQRFLSKRKDRSATEVPPPYAHREEAPRPPPAKKGKTEASSWLALGSLGGMHAK, from the coding sequence ATGCCGCCCATGGCGAACACGACGGCGACGGACTCCGCGGCGCGGCGCTTCGCCGTGGCATGCGGCGTGCTCAGCCAGTACGTCAAGGCGTCCGGCGTGGCGGTGCCGATGGCGTCGACGGGTAGCTGCGGGACGGAGCAGCGCGTGATGGGGGGCCTTGTCCAGGAACCCGGCTCGCCGGCGGACGGGGCGCAGCAGCTGACCATCTTCTACGGAGGGAGGGTGGTGGTGCTCGACGGCTGCACGTCGGCCAGGGCCGCCGAGCTGATCCGGTTCGCCGCGGCGGCCGCCTCGCAGGGAGCGCCCGTCGTACATGCGCAGGCGTCGGCTCCCGCGCCGGCGTTCGTCGACATGCCGATCGCGAGGAAGGCGTCGCTGCAGCGGTTCCTCTCGAAGCGCAAGGACAGGTCCGCCACCGAGGTTCCTCCGCCGTACGCGCACCGCGAGGAGGCGCCGCGGCCGCCGCCGGCGAAGAAGGGCAAGACGGAAGCTTCCTCCTGGCTCGCCCTGGGTAGCTTAGGGGGCATGCACGCGAAGTGA
- the LOC123449615 gene encoding protein TIFY 11c-like, translated as MGAEQQQQQQAAKAAGGSRLAAAFGLLRQYIKEQPGGVVTMGLMPGGGDGVQAVASEERIRTMELFPQHAGMVRASHDRTGPERAPLTIFYGGRTVVFDDFPAEKAGELMQLAGSFIAPPPASDAAAEPVCQSAPGQPWLADLPIARKASLHRFLEKRKSRLATVDPYPAPLAAPGAAAAKETAGGKRAPEDGGAPWLGVNSALQLN; from the exons ATGGGagcggagcagcagcagcagcagcaggcggcCAAGGCCGCTGGCGGCAGCAGGTTGGCCGCGGCGTTTGGGCTGCTCCGGCAGTACATCAAGGAGCAGCCCGGCGGCGTGGTCACCATGGGCCTCATGCCGGGCGGCGGGGATGGTGTTCAGGCGGTGGCGTCGGAGGAGAGGATCCGGACCATGGAGCTCTTCCCCCAGCACGCCGGCATGGTCAGGGCCTCCCACGACAG GACGGGGCCTGAGAGAGCGCCGCTGACCATCTTCTACGGCGGGAGGACGGTGGTGTTCGACGACTTCCCCGCCGAGAAGGCCGGGGAGCTCATGCAGCTCGCCGGCTCCTTcatcgcgccgccgcccgccTCCGACGCCGCCGCCGAGCCCGTCTGCCAGAGCGCGCCGGGGCAGCCTTGGTTGGCAG ACCTGCCGATCGCGAGGAAGGCGTCGCTCCACAGGTTCCTCGAGAAGAGGAAGAGCAGGCTCGCCACGGTCGATCCGTACCCTGCGCCGTTGGCGGCGCCAGGGGCTGCGGCGGCCAAGGAGACGGCCGGCGGCAAGCGTGCGCCGGAAGACGGCGGCGCGCCGTGGCTCGGCGTCAACTCCGCGCTCCAGCTGAACTGA